In a genomic window of [Empedobacter] haloabium:
- the thiS gene encoding sulfur carrier protein ThiS, translating into MIEIEVNGAPRQVEPGHTLHDLVVALQLDGQALALAVNRAVVPRQRWREVQLAGADRVDIVRAIGGG; encoded by the coding sequence ATGATCGAGATCGAAGTCAATGGCGCGCCGCGCCAGGTCGAGCCGGGCCACACCCTGCACGATCTGGTGGTGGCGCTGCAATTGGACGGCCAGGCGCTGGCGCTGGCCGTCAACCGCGCCGTGGTGCCGCGCCAGCGCTGGCGCGAGGTGCAGCTGGCGGGCGCGGACCGGGTGGACATCGTGCGCGCCATCGGCGGCGGCTGA
- a CDS encoding thiazole synthase, with amino-acid sequence MSDKDTNLLTIAGKQYNSRLLVGSGKYKDLEQTRAATDAAGAEIVTVAIRRVNIGQDPNAPSLLDVLPPSEYTILPNTAGCYNAKDAVYTLQLARELLNGHKLVKLEVLGDEKTLFPNMPETLVAAKELVKDGFDVMVYCSDDPIQARMLEDIGCVAVMPLASLIGSGMGILNPWNLSLIIEQARVPVLVDAGVGTASDAAIAMELGCDGVLMNTAIAAAQDPVRMARAMRLAVLAGREAYLAGRMPRRFAASPSSPMAGRIAA; translated from the coding sequence ATGAGCGACAAAGATACGAACCTGCTGACCATCGCGGGCAAGCAGTACAACTCGCGCCTGCTGGTGGGCAGCGGCAAGTACAAGGACCTGGAGCAGACCCGCGCCGCCACCGATGCGGCGGGCGCGGAAATCGTCACGGTGGCGATCCGCCGCGTCAACATCGGCCAGGACCCCAACGCACCGAGCCTCCTGGACGTGCTGCCGCCGTCCGAGTACACCATCCTGCCGAATACGGCCGGCTGCTACAACGCGAAGGATGCCGTGTACACGCTGCAGCTGGCGCGCGAGCTGCTGAACGGCCACAAGCTGGTCAAGCTCGAAGTGCTGGGCGACGAGAAAACGCTGTTCCCCAACATGCCGGAAACGCTGGTGGCGGCGAAGGAGTTGGTCAAGGACGGTTTCGACGTGATGGTCTACTGCAGCGACGACCCGATCCAGGCGCGCATGCTGGAGGACATCGGCTGCGTGGCCGTGATGCCGCTGGCGTCCTTGATCGGTTCCGGCATGGGCATCCTGAATCCCTGGAACCTGTCGCTGATCATCGAGCAGGCGCGCGTGCCGGTGCTGGTCGATGCCGGCGTGGGCACCGCATCCGACGCCGCCATTGCGATGGAGCTGGGCTGCGACGGCGTGCTGATGAACACCGCCATCGCCGCCGCGCAGGACCCGGTGCGGATGGCGCGGGCGATGCGCCTGGCCGTGCTGGCGGGCCGCGAGGCCTACCTGGCCGGGCGCATGCCGCGCCGCTTTGCCGCGTCGCCGTCGTCGCCGATGGCCGGGCGCATCGCGGCATGA
- a CDS encoding hydroxymethylpyrimidine/phosphomethylpyrimidine kinase: protein MRACVLVFAGSDPSAGAGIAADVQAIAAVGAHPLAVVTALTVQDHNRVHEVIPVASDVVTRQAQALVAACRIGAVKIGIPGSADNARAIAGVILALRARQPSLPVVLDPVLASGHGDSLSRGNAVAALAPLLPLATVITPNGPEGAALAAHHGSGDPDHAAGLRALGCEHVLVTGGHGGGDEVVNRWQGPDQRQHWSWPRLAGEFHGSGCTLASALAGLLAQEVPMAQALARAQAYTHAALANAYAIGPGQRMPLR, encoded by the coding sequence ATGCGCGCCTGCGTGCTGGTATTTGCCGGCTCCGATCCATCGGCCGGCGCCGGCATCGCCGCCGACGTGCAGGCCATCGCGGCGGTAGGGGCGCACCCGCTGGCCGTCGTGACGGCACTGACGGTGCAGGACCACAACCGTGTGCACGAGGTGATCCCGGTGGCGTCGGACGTGGTGACGCGCCAGGCGCAGGCGCTGGTGGCGGCATGCCGCATCGGCGCCGTCAAGATCGGCATTCCCGGCAGCGCGGACAACGCGCGCGCGATCGCCGGCGTTATCCTGGCATTGCGCGCGCGGCAGCCGTCGCTGCCCGTCGTGCTGGACCCGGTGCTGGCCAGCGGCCATGGCGACAGCCTCTCGCGCGGCAACGCGGTGGCCGCGCTGGCGCCTTTGCTGCCGCTGGCGACGGTGATCACGCCGAACGGTCCGGAAGGGGCGGCGCTGGCGGCTCATCATGGCAGCGGCGATCCAGACCATGCGGCGGGCCTGCGCGCGCTGGGCTGTGAACACGTGCTGGTCACGGGCGGGCACGGTGGCGGCGATGAAGTCGTCAACCGCTGGCAGGGGCCGGACCAGCGCCAGCACTGGTCGTGGCCGCGGCTGGCCGGCGAATTCCATGGCAGCGGCTGTACGTTGGCGTCCGCGCTGGCGGGCCTGCTGGCACAGGAAGTGCCGATGGCGCAGGCGCTGGCGCGGGCCCAGGCCTACACGCACGCGGCGCTGGCCAACGCCTATGCGATCGGACCCGGCCAGCGCATGCCGCTGCGCTGA